The Candidatus Saccharimonadales bacterium region AGCGCGATCAATGGAGCAAGTCCTGAAGCCGAGACGGCCATATATGAACCTCCCCGGGAGTGGATAACAGATGGGACGGAACAGACCGAGCTACGGTTAAGCTCGGTTTTACCACTTGGTCGCGTGGCAGTTGGACCTGAGTTAGAGCCAGGCGAGCCTACTAAAGTTCCGCCAAACGGTTATGACCAGGCAGCCGAAAAACGATCAGTTGAAGTAGCGGCAGAGACGTGGCAGCCAGAACTAAAACTCAATCTTAAAGAACTTTCCGGTGAGTTCGACCCCGAGAAAATAGCGATCGACAAAGGTCCGCTTAAGTATGAGATTTATCGAATAGGACCCGGCTACGACTTTACGGCGGAATCGCTATTTGTTGACTTTATAGATTTAGCGGAGGGTGAATTTCGGGCATCATATTATATCTTTCAGGACGAAGCAGCTATTGAATCGGTCTATAAGGCTATTGAACGAGGCGTCACGGTCAAGAATCTGGTTGTCGAGGGGACAAACACCGTAAATCCGAATAATAGCCAGTCCGGACTAACACATAAGATGTTGGAAAAAGTTAATAAAAAAGCTGGCGAAGAAGTGGTGACGTTTTGTCAGGCTAGCTGTTTTAACGAGCGCGGTAATAACCACGCCAAAGTGTTTACTATCGAGCGGGCTGGCGACGACGAACATCTAGCGGTTATTACCTCCGCCAATCTATCGGTTGATAATCAAGCGTATGACGTAGCCGTTGTCATCAAAAACAATCGGGAAGTCTATGACTTGGTTAGCAGCTATATCGATGATCAAGCTGTACACGGCAAAGAG contains the following coding sequences:
- a CDS encoding phospholipase D-like domain-containing protein, which gives rise to MSKVNTTAAALLLAGSAINGASPEAETAIYEPPREWITDGTEQTELRLSSVLPLGRVAVGPELEPGEPTKVPPNGYDQAAEKRSVEVAAETWQPELKLNLKELSGEFDPEKIAIDKGPLKYEIYRIGPGYDFTAESLFVDFIDLAEGEFRASYYIFQDEAAIESVYKAIERGVTVKNLVVEGTNTVNPNNSQSGLTHKMLEKVNKKAGEEVVTFCQASCFNERGNNHAKVFTIERAGDDEHLAVITSANLSVDNQAYDVAVVIKNNREVYDLVSSYIDDQAVHGKEDKTVKDYGGFVFLDANAAIYFGPGREEPYTEILDRANCDHRGRPNKFKKIAMTGLFDKRSEVIGQLGDLSQAGCEVDTITNIYRSKEAHFILESLGVNSILTSYPDTWHGKMLNLIITIEGQDYYMSAAGSANALGKPGRTEDLAVFTWSSVNQGPTPMYKFIKRYVKDHS